A stretch of Zonotrichia albicollis isolate bZonAlb1 chromosome 32, bZonAlb1.hap1, whole genome shotgun sequence DNA encodes these proteins:
- the LOC141725992 gene encoding histone H3-like centromeric protein A, with protein sequence MPRPKPTPRRRGHSPAPPLPSPQARRRRPGQRTLQEIRKYQSSTRLLLCPGPFALLVRELCLLFTHGVDYHWQNTALMALQEAAEAFMVRLLEDAYLCSLHARRVTLFPKDLQLARRLRGPEVGGT encoded by the exons ATGCCccgccccaaacccaccccccGACGGCGCGGGCATTCCCCAGCCCCCCCATTGCCCTCGCCGCAGGCACGCA GGCGCCGCCCAGGGCAGCGGACATTGCAGGAGATCCGCAAGTACCAGAGCAGCACCcgcctgctgctgtgccccggCCCCTTTGCTCTCCTG GTGCgggagctctgcctgctctTCACCCACGGGGTCGATTACCACTGGCAGAACACGGCCCTGATGGCGCTGCAGGAG GCAGCAGAGGCCTTCATGGTGAGGCTGTTGGAAGACGCATACCTGTGCTCGCTGCACGCCCGCCGAGTCACCCTGTTCCCCAAGGATCTGCAGCTGGCCCGGCGCCTGCGGGGACCTGAGGTGGGGGGCACCTGA